Proteins co-encoded in one Arachis hypogaea cultivar Tifrunner chromosome 11, arahy.Tifrunner.gnm2.J5K5, whole genome shotgun sequence genomic window:
- the LOC112721448 gene encoding uncharacterized protein encodes MRTRAREQRVRGGHRRNAATAAAIAAVEEGVRRRERERRFTDEMEREDEDVTRERRRLFRRALSSLLGSIEAAAAARACHAPVLTFGFDFSTSRSLGPNDVAAAITRKMSQLNPNSSRCGNCGGGDYDVSVVIDSGSSCVQTEGSEAQCPLKCGKVVFGGKLSDEDFDEMLKRCLGNVGGGGKGYSVVVFNGDKEEGEVRAVVGKYQHAWVLGHVSEDEAASRTAETFARLFMSGGSEGNSIRSEFMPVGADGRFSLLNAEPQDWIYD; translated from the coding sequence ATGAGAACACGAGCGAGAGAACAGAGAGTGAGAGGGGGTCACCGCCGCAACGCCGCTACAGCCGCCGCCATCGCCGCCGTGGAGGAGGGAGtccggaggagagagagagaaagacgaTTCACAGACGAGATGGAGAGAGAGGACGAAGACGTGACGCGAGAGAGAAGGAGGCTGTTCCGCCGTGCACTGTCGTCGCTCCTGGGGTCAATTGAAGCCGCCGCCGCTGCTAGGGCTTGCCATGCTCCTGTTCTCACTTTCGGCTTTGACTTCTCCACTTCTCGCAGCCTCGGTCCAAACGACGTCGCAGCAGCAATTACCCGCAAGATGTCCCAACTGAACCCTAACTCCTCGCGATGCGGCAATTGCGGCGGCGGTGACTACGACGTCTCTGTGGTCATCGATTCGGGCTCCAGTTGCGTGCAGACGGAGGGTTCGGAAGCTCAGTGTCCGTTGAAGTGTGGTAAAGTTGTTTTTGGCGGGAAGTTGAGTGATGAAGATTTTGATGAGATGCTGAAGCGTTGTTTGGGGAATGTAGGCGGTGGAGGGAAGGGTTATAGTGTTGTGGTTTTTAATGGGGACAAGGAGGAAGGGGAAGTGAGGGCTGTGGTGGGTAAGTACCAGCATGCGTGGGTACTCGGCCACGTTTCAGAGGATGAGGCGGCTTCAAGGACAGCTGAGACCTTTGCCAGGTTGTTTATGAGTGGCGGGAGTGAAGGGAATTCGATTCGCAGTGAGTTCATGCCGGTTGGTGCTGATGGCAGGTTCAGTTTGCTCAATGCAGAGCCACAAGATTGGATATATGATTAG